DNA sequence from the Alkalilimnicola ehrlichii MLHE-1 genome:
CGTCGCTTCGCTCCTCGCAGTGACGGTGGGGGTGCCACCCCCGTCATCGCGAGGGCCGGAGGCCCGCGGCGATTCAGGCGGGGTATGGACTGCCGCGTCGCTTCGCTCCTCGCAGTGACGGTGGGGGTGCCACCCCGTCATCGCGAGGGCCGAAGGCCCGCGGCGATCCAGGGCGGTAGACTGCCGCGTCGCTTCGCTCCTCGCAGTGACGGTGGGGGTGCCACCCCGTCATCGCGAGGGCCGAAGGCCCGCGGCGATCCAGGGCGGTAGACTGCCGCGTCGCTTCGCTCCTCGCAGTGACGGTGGGGGCGCCACCCCCGTCATCGCGAGGGCCGGAGGCCCGCGGCGATTCAGGCGGGGTATGGACTGCCACGTCGCTTCGCTCCTCGCAGTGACGGTGGGGCTGTGCTCGCAGTGGCGGTGGGGGCTAGCCCTTCCTTAGCGGAAATGGAATGCCCCGACCGGGCGTGGTTACGGCGACACGCCGTCGCCGCCGCTTTCTTCGGTGGTGGGCAGAATCAGCGGTATGGGTACGTGCAAGGCCGCCGCCAGTGCCCGCAGCAACTCCGCCTCGGCCACGTTGACCTGGCCGTTGTGCCCCACGGTGGCCACCATGGCCTCCAGCAGCCGCCGTTTGGGCCCAGCGCCCAGGCGGTCCAGCCGCTCCAAGCCCTCGGTAAGGGTGTTGGGCCAGTCCGCCGGCACCCCGTAGGCCGGCGGCCGGTTTTCCCGGTAGAGCAGGGCCATCCCCGCGGCGTAGGCCTGCCGTGCGGCGTCCTCGTCACCCTCGGCCCCCGCCCAGGCGAGTACCGAGAGCAACTGCTGGATGGCGGCCGCCTTCTCGGCGTTGACCCGGGCGTGCCCCCGGTCGGCCGCGCCGGGGTTGAGGATATCGCGCAGGTGGGCGTCAAACATGCGTGCCAAGGCGAACTCGAAGACCGAAACCCCGCCGTCGGCGCGGATCAGCGCGCCCAGGGTCTCGCGCAGCTCACCCAGGCGCTCCCGCGGCTGGTGGCGCAGGGCGGGGAGGGCCAGTTCCACCAGCGGCAGCCGCTGCCCGGGCGCCAACGACTGGTCGTCCTCCAGCCACTCGCGGACCCGGGCCTCGGCGTCCTCGCCCCAGTCCTCCCGGATCCGCGCCAGCTGCTGGCGGCGCACCTCCGGGTCTTCGCTGATGACGGTGTACAGCACCGCCAGCCCGGCGTCCTCACCGTGGACGGCGTCCCGCAGGGGTTCGGGCAGGGCGTGGAGCAATTGGGCGGCGGCCTGGTGGCGGCGGGTGTCCGGCTGGTCCACGTCGGCCAGGATGGCGCCCAGGATCGCGCCCTGGGGCAGGGCGTCGGTACCGGGCAGGGGTATGGCGCCGGGAATGCGCACGCCTTGCCCCTGGCCCTCGGCGGCGGCGCGTTCGGCCTCGCGCCGGCGCTCCGCCTCGGCCTCTTCCCGTGCCCGGCGGCGCTGCTCCCGCTCGGCGAGGGCTGGCAGGTCGCGCTCCGGGTCGAATTGTGGCTCGATGGCGCGGATGCGATCCTCCAGCGGGGGGTGCGTGGCCAGCAGGCCGCTCATGGAGGCAAACCCCGAGGCGAAGAGCATGTGGCTGACCTCCTCGGTCTCCGGCGACTCCAGCCCGG
Encoded proteins:
- a CDS encoding M48 family metallopeptidase, with protein sequence MDFFEHQDRARRTTLWLILFFVLGVIAIAVVVNALALFFLGEPPPAGAPPEHWLSQNLELLITTTVLVVAGIGLASAFRVASLSGGGSKVAEMLGGTRVTPDTRDPKRRQLLNVVEEVALASGTPVPDVYVLEEEAAINAFAAGYSQSDAAVAVTRGTLEKLNREELQGVVAHEFAHIVNGDMRLNIRLMGVVFGLLVLTVVGRFMTRAIFVGGGSREGKQAAMGIAALGLALILVGALGVFFGRLIKAAVSRQREFLADASAVQYTRNPDSIGGALKKIAVHSRGSGLESPETEEVSHMLFASGFASMSGLLATHPPLEDRIRAIEPQFDPERDLPALAEREQRRRAREEAEAERRREAERAAAEGQGQGVRIPGAIPLPGTDALPQGAILGAILADVDQPDTRRHQAAAQLLHALPEPLRDAVHGEDAGLAVLYTVISEDPEVRRQQLARIREDWGEDAEARVREWLEDDQSLAPGQRLPLVELALPALRHQPRERLGELRETLGALIRADGGVSVFEFALARMFDAHLRDILNPGAADRGHARVNAEKAAAIQQLLSVLAWAGAEGDEDAARQAYAAGMALLYRENRPPAYGVPADWPNTLTEGLERLDRLGAGPKRRLLEAMVATVGHNGQVNVAEAELLRALAAALHVPIPLILPTTEESGGDGVSP